One Aphelocoma coerulescens isolate FSJ_1873_10779 chromosome 6, UR_Acoe_1.0, whole genome shotgun sequence DNA window includes the following coding sequences:
- the INA gene encoding alpha-internexin → MPAGRWARPGAEPEAVRERGAEPRRARGSEKEQLQGLNERFAGYIERVRALEERNRALAAELAALRQRSDEPRRLGQLLGGELRALRARLEEAHGERAQAALERARLAEETQRLRARCEEEARSRAEAERALRSRQQAAEAASRASADLERRAAALREELAALRSAHAEHLAELGAALPAPAPPPGPRPDLAAALRELRAQYEALAARNLQAAEDWYRARCARLHERAARSQEAVRASRREAGECRRQLQARLVEMESLRGAHQSLERQLQELEERHNAEAAGLQDTIGQLEDDLRNTKNEMARHLREYQDLLNVKMALDIEIAAYRKLLEGEENLFSMGSGGLPSLNSLPSPTYSFQPRSFSSSTLSFKEEEQGEVIKVTSKISSSRAEVVQGTITSVKKRGRLNLHGGILANAKM, encoded by the exons ATGCCGGCGGGCCGGTGGGCGCGCCCGGGCGCGGAGCCGGAGGCGGTGCGGGAGCGCGGCGCGGAgccgcggcgggcgcggggcagcgagaaggagcagctgcagggcctcAACGAGCGCTTCGCCGGGTACATCGAGCGGGTGCGGGCGCTGGAGGAGCGGAACCGGGCGCTGGCGGCGGAGCTGGCGGCGCTGCGGCAGCGCTCGGACGAGCCGCGCCggctggggcagctgctgggcgGGGAGCTGCGCGCCCTGCGCGCCCGGCTGGAGGAGGCGCACGGGGAGCGGGCGCAGGCGGCGCTGGAGCGGGCGCGCCTGGCCGAGGAGACGCAGCGACTGCGGGCGCGCTGCGAGGAGGAGGCGCGGAGCCGCGCCGAGGCGGAGCGGGCGCTGCGCTCCCGGCAGCAGGCGGCCGAAGCGGCCTCCCGCGCCAGCGCCGACCTggagcggcgggcggcggcgctgcgggaGGAGCTGGCGGCGCTGCGCAGCGCCCACGCCGAGCATCTCGCCGAGCTGGGCGCCGcgctcccggccccggccccgccgcccggcccgCGGCCCGACCTGGCCGcggcgctgcgggagctgcgCGCACAGTACGAGGCGCTGGCGGCCCGCAACCTGCAGGCGGCCGAGGACTGGTACCGCGCCCGCTGCGCCCGCCTGCACGAGCGGGCGGCCCGCAGCCAGGAGGCCGTGCGAGCCAGCCGCCGGGAGGCCGGCGAGTGCCGCCGCCAGCTCCAGGCGCGCCTGGTGGAGATGGAGAGCCTGCGTGGCGCTCACCAGTCCCtggagaggcagctgcaggagctggaggagcggCACAACGCCGAGGCCGCCGGCCTGCAG GACACCATTGGACAGCTGGAGGATGACCTGCGAAACACCAAAAACGAGATGGCTCGGCACTTGAGGGAGTACCAAGACCTGCTCAATGTCAAGATGGCCCTCGATATCGAGATAGCTGCCTACAG gaagctgctggagggagaggagaaCCTCTTCAGCATGGGAAGCGGCGGCCTTCCATCACTCaattccctccccagccccacttaCTCCTTCCAGCCAAGGAGCTTTAGTTCCTCTACTCTGTCCTTCAAAGAGGAGGAGCAAGGAGAGGTTATTAAAGTGACCTCTAAGATATCAtccagcagggctgaggtggTTCAGGGGACCATAACCTCTGTCAAGAAAAGAGGGAGGTTAAACCTGCATGGAGGAATCCTTGCAAATGCAAAGATGTAA